Genomic DNA from Desulfovibrio desulfuricans:
CTACAGGCAGGGAGGCTTTGAGAATCTTGCGGACAGAAGTTCTCGCCCGAAGCGATGCCGGGGCACACTGACGGAACAAGATTTTGGTTCCATTTTGGCTTTGCGCAAAGAGCGCCTGACTGGTGATGAAATTGCGTTACGTCTTGGCCTTTGCCGCAGCAGCGTGTTCCGGGCCTTGCGTAAACTCGGCTGCTCCCGGATTTCATCTTTGGAGGAAAAAGCGCCCATCCAGCGTTACCAGTGGGAAAAGCCCGGGCAAATGCTGCATCTGGATATCAAGCGACTGGGCAAGATTGACGGCGTTGGCCACAAGAAAGCAGGAACACGGCAAGTCCGTCGCCGCCACCCAGGCTGGGAATACTTACACGTCTGCGTGGATGATGCGTCCAGGGCAGCGTATACAGCGGTGCTCCCGGATGAGACCGCGGAATCAGCGATAGAGTTTTTATGGTTTGCGGTAGCTTGGTATAGCGCCCACGGCATAAAAGTGGAACGAGTACTGACGGATAATGGAGCGTGTTATAAATCCCAAAAATTCCGGGATGCGTGCCGGGAGTTTGGCATAAAGCATAAACGGACCCGACCTTACCGGCCTCAAACCAATGGCAAGGCGGAACGCTTTATCAGGACGGCCTTGAAAGAGTGGGCATACGCACACACGTATACCCACTCAGAGAAAAGAACAGCGAACTTGCCGGTCTGGACGCATCGCTACAACTTTGTGCGTCCGCATACGGCTCTTGGCAGAAAACCTCCAGCCTCAAGGCTGAACGGAGGGTGAACAACGTGTTGACACTCTACACCTAGAGCTTGTCCGGGCAAACCCTAAAATGTCCACTCAAAGCTAAAATTTTTAGGGGTATAAAATTTATTTTTCTAAATATGCCGTATAAATTAAGAGAGTTAAATAGGTAATTTAAATCCCGTCTCCGCATTTTGAAATTATGAGCATTAGCTGTGCTTCTCCGATGTGCTTATCAAAAAATGCCTTAAAATGGAATACGTTTACCCCGCTTTTTCGTCCCACTCCAGTTGCCCAATTTTTCCGAGTCCCGCTCCCTTCTGTCTAATCCCGTCCGCAAACGTCCTCAGCTATCCCGAATTTTTTGGGGTAACTGGCAGGGTAAATTTTTTTCAAAAAAATTTTTATTAAATTATATCAAGTAGATATTTGCCAAAAAAGACTGAGCTACGAAGAACCATCCGCGAGCTGTTCAGTTTCTCCAAAAAGAAGAGCATCTCGCCTGAGAGACTTGTACTGGTTGTTTCTGTTTTTTAGTGCGCGTGTTGGGAATGGTGTTGGGAAAACAAAGAAGGGGTTACCTGATTACAGGTAACCCCTTGATATTGTGGTGGAGAAGAAGGGATTTGAACCCTCGACCCCCGCCTTGCGAAGGCGATGCTCTCCCAGCTGAGCTACTTCCCCACAATGGAAAGCTTAACGCAGGAAATGAGCAATAGGCAAAACCGCACGACTTGTCAAGCCTTTCTCCTGTTCACCTGAGCATCCAGCCTCCGCCGCCTGTCAGGCAAAAGTTTCGATAATCTGCTGAATACGTTGCTCATAGCCGTGCTGCGCGCGCAGATGCTCGCGCCATGCCCGCCGCAGATCATATGCAGCTTTCGGATGCGCCCGAAACCATGCGCGCTTGACCATAAAGTCGCTCGGCCCGCGCAATGTCATGGGTTCGGTCAATTCCACAGGGAAGATTTTCAATCCAGATGTGGCATCACTGAGCAGCAACCCGCCGCTGGCCCAGACGTCAAAATGGCGCTGGCTCAGGCTCTGCGGCAACAGCAGGCTGGTTACGTTCAGCACGGCTTCGGCCCGCGCGTACACTTCGGGCAGTGCCGTATAGTAATCCACTGGCGGCAATATTTCCGTGCCGGGCAGCAGGGGCTTCCAGCCGTCGTCGCCGATGACGCGCAGCCGGCCGACCGAGTCCGCCCCTGCGGCCAAGAGCCAGCGCCGCCTGTTGGCCTGCGCGCAGCGCTCGGCCCCAAGGCCCGGACGGCGCACATCGTAGCCAGGCCAAAGCCTGCCCCCCAGTTTGTCCTGCCACCAAAAAAAATGCGGCGCATTCTGCGGGCCGGTGCTGGCCTCAAGCAGCGTTGCGGCCTCTGTCTCCAAAGCCTGCGGCACACTGGCCGCAGCAAAAAAGCGCTCCTTTTCAGGAAAGGCGGAACGCCCCACAAACAGGGGCGGCTCCATATTAAAGGAGGGTGGAGCAATATCCGGCAGATCGCGCCACATGTGCGGCGCAACAGCCAGAGGCAGATGAAAAATCCGGCCTGCGCCACATGCTCTGAGGCTGTCCACAAAGCTGGCATCCGTCACAAAAATATGGGCATCCCGCCACCAGGGCAGTCGCACGCCAGACAAAACATGCCAGGGATTGTCCACAAACCACAGGGCAACGGGAATTCCAAGGGCCCGGCAAAGCTCAAAAACGCGCCCGTCAGCATCCAGCCCGCGCATGTTTACCGAGAGCAGAAATGCTGGCTTACCCCCATGCAAAAGTGTGCGCCAGCGGGCCAAAAATTCATCCTCACGGCCTGCCTGCGCTCCGTCCATGCCAGACGAGGGCTGAGGCAGGGCATCCACCACAGGCCCGAAACCGCACCCGGCGAGAGCCGTGCGCAATTCCTGGTGCAGCAACTGCCCATCGTTGCCGGGCAGCAGAACTGGCCCGGCTTTACGGACGCTTCCCTTATCCTCGGCTGTCATGGGCCCACTCGCCCGCGCAGCGGATGAAGGAAATGCGAGGGCCGCATCCACCCGGCCCAGCAACGGTCCCCAAAATTCAGGATCAAGCCGTAAGCCGGGCGAGTAAATGCAGTAACGACACTGCCCGGCCAAAGCCACAGCCTGCTCTGC
This window encodes:
- a CDS encoding IS481 family transposase, with the protein product MNSHKNAKLTARGREEMIRRMSEKPAAAVAAGFGVSLRTARKWMSRYRQGGFENLADRSSRPKRCRGTLTEQDFGSILALRKERLTGDEIALRLGLCRSSVFRALRKLGCSRISSLEEKAPIQRYQWEKPGQMLHLDIKRLGKIDGVGHKKAGTRQVRRRHPGWEYLHVCVDDASRAAYTAVLPDETAESAIEFLWFAVAWYSAHGIKVERVLTDNGACYKSQKFRDACREFGIKHKRTRPYRPQTNGKAERFIRTALKEWAYAHTYTHSEKRTANLPVWTHRYNFVRPHTALGRKPPASRLNGG
- a CDS encoding glycosyltransferase family protein; its protein translation is MAEQNTRPQRVRLPDFAGRAVSLPDGPEAWSCRGEGDAVLLLGLGPESGTNLPHVLPMLVKAPAVYWLESPLVARVLEAWRQEVGLLPREPLPAHWRAVTAEQAVALAGQCRYCIYSPGLRLDPEFWGPLLGRVDAALAFPSSAARASGPMTAEDKGSVRKAGPVLLPGNDGQLLHQELRTALAGCGFGPVVDALPQPSSGMDGAQAGREDEFLARWRTLLHGGKPAFLLSVNMRGLDADGRVFELCRALGIPVALWFVDNPWHVLSGVRLPWWRDAHIFVTDASFVDSLRACGAGRIFHLPLAVAPHMWRDLPDIAPPSFNMEPPLFVGRSAFPEKERFFAAASVPQALETEAATLLEASTGPQNAPHFFWWQDKLGGRLWPGYDVRRPGLGAERCAQANRRRWLLAAGADSVGRLRVIGDDGWKPLLPGTEILPPVDYYTALPEVYARAEAVLNVTSLLLPQSLSQRHFDVWASGGLLLSDATSGLKIFPVELTEPMTLRGPSDFMVKRAWFRAHPKAAYDLRRAWREHLRAQHGYEQRIQQIIETFA